The proteins below are encoded in one region of Roseovarius bejariae:
- a CDS encoding sigma-70 family RNA polymerase sigma factor has translation MATRDEIEAWLAACSTGDRRAFGALYSATSAKLFGICLRVLDNRSEAEEVLHDVYVKIWHNAGKYRVNGLSPMTWLITVARNTAVDRLRKRRSTTASMDQAEERPDPAPGPEAQAIAASEADRLNACFDELDEGHAQAVRGAYLDGETYADLAARFEVPLNTMRTWLRRSLLKLKECLSR, from the coding sequence ATGGCAACGCGCGACGAAATCGAGGCATGGTTGGCCGCATGTAGCACCGGCGACAGGCGGGCTTTCGGCGCCCTATATTCTGCGACATCTGCGAAACTTTTCGGCATCTGCCTGCGTGTCTTGGATAATCGGTCCGAGGCGGAAGAGGTTCTTCACGACGTCTATGTCAAGATTTGGCATAATGCCGGAAAGTATCGCGTCAATGGGCTCAGCCCCATGACATGGCTGATTACCGTCGCGCGGAATACGGCGGTGGACCGCCTGCGCAAAAGGCGATCCACCACCGCCAGCATGGACCAGGCCGAAGAACGGCCCGATCCTGCACCGGGACCCGAAGCGCAGGCGATAGCGGCCTCCGAGGCGGACCGTCTGAACGCCTGCTTCGACGAATTGGACGAGGGGCACGCGCAAGCGGTACGCGGGGCTTATCTTGACGGCGAGACCTACGCCGATCTTGCGGCGCGCTTCGAGGTGCCGCTGAATACGATGCGAACATGGCTGCGGCGCAGCCTGTTGAAACTGAAGGAGTGCCTCTCGCGATGA
- the msrB gene encoding peptide-methionine (R)-S-oxide reductase MsrB, with protein sequence MNRRHFFAFALGAGGALTLAGRGVAASGDFEVTRSKAEWKAMLSDAQYRVMREEGTEPAFSSPLDKQYSEGLYHCRGCDLAVYSSEHKYDSGTGWPSFWQSLPDAIGTKRDFKLIYPRTECHCRRCGSHFGHIFEDGPQPTGKRHCLNGVSLVFKPA encoded by the coding sequence ATGAACCGTCGTCATTTTTTCGCCTTTGCTCTCGGAGCCGGAGGGGCGCTGACATTGGCCGGGCGTGGCGTGGCGGCCAGTGGCGATTTCGAGGTCACGCGCAGCAAGGCCGAGTGGAAGGCCATGCTATCCGATGCGCAATACCGCGTGATGCGTGAAGAGGGGACGGAACCCGCGTTCTCATCGCCCTTGGACAAGCAGTATTCGGAGGGTCTGTATCATTGCCGAGGATGTGATCTGGCGGTCTATTCCAGTGAACACAAATACGACAGCGGGACCGGCTGGCCGAGCTTCTGGCAATCCTTGCCGGATGCGATCGGGACGAAGCGGGATTTCAAGCTGATTTATCCGCGCACCGAATGTCATTGCCGCCGCTGCGGGAGCCACTTTGGCCATATCTTCGAAGATGGCCCGCAACCCACCGGCAAGCGGCATTGCCTGAATGGTGTCAGCCTTGTGTTCAAGCCGGCCTGA
- a CDS encoding fasciclin domain-containing protein: MFKTGFFTATAVALGLAAGPASAENPMVGGAPMYADKTIVENAVNSADHETLVAAVKAAGLVEVLNSEGPFTVFAPTDDAFGMLKDGTVEALLEPAAKAQLANILKCHVVGTEAMSMAIKGMVDDDGGVHPVPTLGSCTLQATYSGDKIMLEDERGRTINVTIADVDQSNGVIHVVDRVILPPQS; the protein is encoded by the coding sequence ATGTTCAAGACAGGATTTTTCACCGCGACTGCCGTTGCCTTGGGTCTTGCCGCCGGACCGGCCAGCGCCGAGAACCCCATGGTGGGTGGCGCGCCGATGTATGCGGACAAGACCATCGTGGAAAACGCCGTGAACTCGGCGGACCATGAAACCCTGGTGGCGGCCGTCAAGGCGGCGGGCCTTGTCGAGGTTCTGAATTCGGAAGGGCCGTTCACCGTCTTTGCACCCACCGATGATGCCTTTGGTATGCTGAAGGATGGCACCGTCGAGGCCCTGCTGGAACCGGCCGCAAAGGCGCAACTGGCCAACATCCTGAAGTGCCACGTCGTGGGCACCGAGGCGATGTCGATGGCGATCAAGGGCATGGTGGACGATGACGGTGGGGTACATCCCGTCCCGACGCTTGGCTCCTGCACCTTGCAGGCGACCTATAGCGGCGACAAGATCATGCTGGAAGACGAACGTGGCCGCACGATCAACGTGACGATCGCCGATGTCGATCAGTCGAACGGCGTGATCCACGTGGTGGATCGCGTGATCCTGCCGCCGCAGTCGTAA
- the cobS gene encoding cobaltochelatase subunit CobS, whose protein sequence is MADGSIDMNAKPTEEISVRDVFGIDSDMVVKGFADRTDRVPELDSTYKFDPDTTLAILAGFSHNRRVMIQGYHGTGKSTHIEQVASRLNWPCVRVNLDSHISRIDLIGKDAIKLRDGVQVTEFHEGILPWALRNPTAIVFDEYDAGRADVMFVIQRVLEADGKLTLLDQNEVITPNPYFRLFATANTVGLGDTTGLYHGTQQINQGQMDRWSLVATLNYLSHDAETNIVLAKNPVYNTAEGRKIVSQMVTVADLSRTAFMNGELSTVMSPRTVIAWAQNATIFRDVGYAFRLSFLNKCDELERQTVAEFYQRCFDEELPESAASMSLG, encoded by the coding sequence ATGGCCGACGGCAGCATCGACATGAATGCGAAACCGACCGAAGAGATCTCGGTCCGCGACGTGTTCGGCATTGATTCAGACATGGTGGTCAAAGGGTTTGCCGACCGTACCGACCGTGTCCCCGAGCTCGACAGCACCTATAAATTCGATCCCGATACCACGCTGGCCATCCTTGCAGGCTTTTCGCACAATCGCCGCGTGATGATTCAAGGCTATCACGGCACCGGTAAATCGACTCATATCGAACAGGTGGCCAGCCGCCTCAACTGGCCCTGCGTGCGCGTCAACCTTGATAGCCACATCAGCCGGATCGACCTCATTGGCAAGGACGCCATCAAACTGCGCGACGGCGTGCAGGTGACGGAATTCCACGAAGGCATCCTGCCCTGGGCGCTGCGCAACCCCACGGCCATCGTCTTTGACGAATACGACGCGGGCCGCGCCGACGTGATGTTCGTGATCCAGCGGGTGCTGGAAGCCGACGGCAAGCTGACGCTGCTGGACCAGAACGAGGTGATCACGCCGAACCCCTATTTCCGCCTTTTCGCCACGGCCAATACCGTGGGCCTGGGCGACACCACGGGCCTTTACCACGGCACCCAGCAGATCAACCAGGGCCAGATGGACCGCTGGAGCCTTGTCGCCACGCTGAACTACCTCAGCCACGATGCCGAAACCAATATCGTGCTGGCCAAGAACCCGGTCTACAACACCGCCGAAGGCCGCAAGATCGTCAGCCAGATGGTCACCGTGGCCGACCTTTCGCGCACCGCCTTCATGAACGGCGAGTTGTCGACGGTGATGAGCCCCCGGACGGTGATCGCATGGGCGCAGAACGCCACCATCTTCCGCGACGTGGGCTATGCCTTCCGGCTGTCGTTCCTCAACAAATGCGACGAACTTGAACGCCAGACCGTGGCCGAGTTCTATCAGCGCTGCTTTGACGAGGAACTGCCGGAAAGTGCTGCCAGCATGAGCTTGGGGTGA
- the cobT gene encoding cobaltochelatase subunit CobT produces the protein MVQNSDNPADPFKKALAEATKVMADDPDLSVSYSVDPAGLSGESMRLPQVSRRMTREEVLQARGTADALALKHKYHDGGLHARYAPAGEMARDLYEAMETARCEAIGAREMPGTAGNIDAKIGAEAQRMGYDQISDRADAPLATAAGYLVRHLATGRELPQGAQNVMELWRDYIEAEAGGTLEGLEDTLADQAAFARFARKMIEDLGYGDQLGDDPDAPEDDAEDEAEESQEDEEQPDSSGEDDSDDSESDAEAERSQEEQQDASQAQVQMDEMADEEMGEETELPEGEAPMEPPAPQPISEADPDYEVYSTDFDEEIRAEDLAEPVELERLRAYLDQQLDPLKGAVSRLANKLQRRLQAQQNRSWEFDKEEGVLDAGRLARVVANPTTPLSFKVEKDTEFRDTVVTLLLDNSGSMRGRPISIAAICADVLARTLERCNVKVEVLGFTTRAWKGGQSREAWLNEGRPQLPGRLNDLRHIIYKSADAPMRRTRDNLGLMMKEGLLKENIDGEALEWAHKRLVNRHEARKILMVISDGAPVDDSTLSVNPANYLEKHLRDVIDMVERRKQVELLAIGIGHDVTRYYDRAVTITDVDQLAGAMTEQLAALFDSDPRARARVMGIRKVS, from the coding sequence ATGGTTCAGAACAGCGACAATCCCGCAGATCCCTTCAAGAAGGCGCTGGCCGAGGCCACCAAGGTCATGGCCGATGACCCCGATCTGTCGGTGAGTTACTCGGTCGATCCGGCGGGCCTGTCGGGCGAGTCCATGCGCCTGCCGCAGGTCAGCCGCCGGATGACCCGCGAGGAAGTCTTGCAGGCGCGCGGCACCGCCGATGCGCTGGCCCTCAAGCACAAGTATCACGATGGCGGGTTGCATGCGCGGTATGCGCCTGCGGGCGAAATGGCGCGTGATTTGTACGAGGCGATGGAAACTGCCCGTTGCGAGGCCATCGGCGCGCGCGAGATGCCCGGCACGGCGGGTAATATCGACGCCAAGATCGGCGCCGAGGCACAGCGCATGGGCTATGACCAGATCAGTGACCGGGCCGATGCGCCCTTGGCGACCGCCGCCGGGTATCTGGTGCGGCATCTGGCGACGGGGCGGGAACTTCCCCAAGGCGCACAGAACGTGATGGAGTTGTGGCGCGATTATATCGAGGCCGAGGCCGGTGGCACGCTGGAAGGCCTGGAAGACACGCTTGCCGATCAGGCCGCCTTTGCCCGCTTTGCCCGCAAGATGATCGAGGATCTGGGGTATGGCGATCAACTGGGCGATGACCCGGACGCGCCCGAGGATGACGCCGAGGACGAGGCCGAGGAAAGCCAGGAGGACGAGGAACAGCCCGACAGCAGCGGCGAGGACGACAGCGACGACTCAGAGAGTGACGCCGAGGCCGAACGCAGCCAGGAGGAACAGCAGGACGCCAGTCAGGCCCAAGTCCAGATGGACGAGATGGCCGACGAGGAGATGGGCGAGGAAACCGAACTGCCCGAGGGCGAGGCCCCGATGGAGCCCCCCGCGCCGCAGCCCATTTCCGAAGCCGACCCGGATTACGAGGTTTATTCCACCGATTTCGACGAGGAAATCCGTGCCGAAGATCTGGCCGAGCCGGTCGAACTGGAACGCCTGCGCGCCTATCTGGACCAACAGCTCGATCCGCTGAAAGGCGCCGTCAGCCGCTTGGCGAACAAGCTGCAACGCCGCCTTCAGGCACAGCAGAACCGCTCGTGGGAGTTCGACAAGGAAGAAGGTGTACTCGATGCAGGCCGCCTCGCCCGCGTCGTGGCCAACCCCACCACGCCGCTGAGCTTCAAGGTGGAAAAGGATACCGAGTTCCGCGATACCGTGGTGACGCTTCTGCTGGACAATTCCGGCTCCATGCGCGGGCGGCCCATTTCCATCGCCGCGATCTGTGCCGATGTTCTGGCACGCACGCTGGAACGGTGCAACGTCAAGGTCGAGGTGCTGGGCTTCACCACGCGCGCGTGGAAAGGCGGGCAAAGCCGCGAGGCATGGTTGAACGAAGGCCGCCCGCAACTGCCCGGGCGCCTCAATGACCTGCGTCACATCATCTATAAATCCGCCGATGCGCCGATGCGGCGCACCCGTGACAACCTCGGACTGATGATGAAGGAAGGGTTGCTCAAGGAGAACATCGACGGCGAGGCGCTGGAATGGGCGCACAAGCGCCTGGTCAACCGCCACGAGGCGCGCAAGATCCTGATGGTGATCTCGGACGGCGCCCCGGTGGATGACAGCACCCTGTCGGTGAACCCGGCCAATTACCTTGAGAAACACCTGCGCGACGTGATCGACATGGTCGAGCGCCGCAAACAGGTGGAGCTTCTGGCCATCGGCATCGGCCATGACGTCACCCGCTATTACGACCGCGCGGTGACGATCACCGATGTCGATCAATTAGCCGGCGCCATGACCGAGCAACTGGCGGCACTGTTTGACAGCGATCCAAGGGCGCGGGCGCGCGTGATGGGGATCAGGAAGGTGAGCTAA
- a CDS encoding anti-sigma factor — protein MSDELPDRDADKALAGEYALGLLPADEAAAFESRLVNEPELRAFYAEWCEDLAGLTDRIEPVAPPPWLHARIESELFGSTGHKTSFMRWVAGFLGGLAAAALALGLIFGADLVPSGPQAPTDPVYVAEVSAEDGSLVVAASYDADAGELFVDRREGDAREGRALELWLIAGENAPVSLGVLPGEAQAALAVPEGLRPQLDGGVLAISDEPPGGSPTGAPTGDVLAVGEITNT, from the coding sequence ATGAGCGACGAGTTGCCAGACCGCGACGCCGACAAGGCTTTGGCCGGGGAGTATGCCCTGGGACTTCTGCCTGCCGATGAGGCAGCGGCCTTCGAGTCGCGTCTGGTGAACGAGCCGGAGTTGCGGGCATTTTACGCGGAATGGTGCGAGGATCTGGCCGGGTTGACCGACCGGATCGAACCCGTGGCCCCGCCGCCATGGCTTCACGCGAGGATCGAATCCGAGCTATTCGGATCGACCGGCCACAAGACAAGTTTCATGCGATGGGTCGCCGGGTTCCTTGGTGGATTGGCGGCGGCCGCATTGGCGCTTGGCCTGATCTTTGGTGCGGATTTGGTGCCCTCTGGCCCGCAAGCCCCGACCGATCCGGTTTATGTGGCGGAGGTGTCTGCCGAGGATGGTAGCCTTGTGGTGGCCGCATCCTACGATGCCGACGCTGGCGAACTTTTCGTGGATCGCCGCGAGGGCGACGCCCGTGAGGGCCGCGCGCTTGAGCTGTGGTTGATCGCTGGCGAGAATGCGCCCGTGTCCTTGGGTGTGTTGCCGGGCGAGGCGCAGGCCGCACTTGCCGTTCCCGAGGGGTTACGCCCGCAGCTTGATGGCGGGGTTCTGGCGATTTCCGACGAACCGCCGGGCGGCTCGCCCACCGGCGCGCCCACCGGCGATGTGTTGGCCGTCGGAGAAATCACGAACACGTGA